CGAAGTAGCCCGTTAGTATTTTCATTGGTACCACGCTCCCAAGAGTGGTATGGATAAGCAAAGTACACAGTCATACTCGTTTGTTTCTCAAACCGTTCCCAGTCACTGAACTCGGTACCGTTATCAAAGGTAGCGGTCTTTCGTTTGTTTTTGGGTATACGCCTGAATTTTTCCACCGCCAGTTTAGTGAGTAAAGTAGCATTTAATTTTGGCAGAAGATACGCAATTAGATACCCGCTTCTGCGATCAACGAAGGTGACAATACGTACTCGTTTGTCTCTTCCCAGCATAGTATCTCCCTCCCAATCTCCCAAACGGGAGCGACGTTCAATAATGGGCGGTCGTTCATCAATACGACGTTTCTTGGCTCTTTCACGAACTTTTTCACGTATTTTGGTGCCTCGTTTGCGCCGATACTTGCCTTTCTGAGAACGAAGAAATTGTTTAAGGTGTGGAGCTCGTTCGTTAATGTATCGGTAGATAGTGCTCGCAGAGATGTCATCACGTACTCCGACTATCTGTTCCGGTGAGTAGTGTTGTTTTAATAATCGTTTCACTTCTCGTAATAATACTCCTTTGAGTATTCTAGTACCTTCCATAGCAATGATACGTGCCTGTTTTTTCTTTCTGCGAACCTCGCGAGCATCGTATCTATCCCGACCACCATACGCTTTAATATGTCTATTAACCGCACTTGGATCTTTGTTGATAATGTGCGCAATCTCCACTCCTGAGTATCCCGCTTTGAGCATACGTGAAATAACCGGCCAGTCTTCCGGTCCTATTTGTTTGTGTGACATACAAAAGCAGTATGTATGTCATCTTGACCTGTGCAATTAGGGTGCAAAGGATTGTGCAATTAGGGTGAGAATTCAGGTAAATATTTTGCACCTTGTCAAAAATATGTTATAAACATTCATTCAAATTAATTAAATATTAATTTGAATGAATGTTTGTTTGTCATTTCTACTTTACAAAAGGAGAAGAAAGTGAGAAGTTTTTTGATCTTCATCTTGATACTTACAATTTTGTTTACCGCTTCATGCGCCTCTGTATCTGACAGAAAAAATGCGCTGGTAGAACCCTTTAAGTCCGAAAGAGCTCTAGCTGTTTTGGGTACAGAAAACTTACGGGAAATAGGACTGAAAAAGGACGACGGTATCGCCCTTGAAACTTTTATCCAAAACCATCTATCTATAGGTGAACAAGGTGGATTTGTAACAAAGAGTTTTAATGTAAGCAACAACAAAGATCCGTTAACCTTGTTCTTACTTACAAAGAGAATGGATCGAGAGACAAGCTGCATACCATTAGTACTGGGAATAAACTTAGGTAACGGAGACTCTTTCCAAGGGGAAGGTACGGTATGCCCTAAACTCACCAAACAAGGTGTGATCTGGAAAAGATCGGTGTAAAAAAACACAGGCTGGTAAAATTATTTACCAGCCTATTTGTTATTATCTTTAAACTCAGGGTTAATTATGCAAAATGCTAAATGAGTAATAAGAAGACCCCTTTCTTTGACCACTATCTCTTGACGGACTAAGTAAGAATAAGTCATTAGAAACGTAAGAAAATCTTAAAAGAATATTCCTTTTAATACATTTTACTATAAAAACACCCTTTTCATAATCGACAAGACATAAGACCCACACGTCTGGAGAAACCTTGTCCTCGTCACGGCACAAACCTAGTCTTGTGCCAACAGATAAACCTGGTACATAAGTCGTTTACTATCTCTCCCCCTATATAAATAATGAATTAAATTAACCTACAACAAGCACTTCTCTAAGCGATGATTCTGCCACATTTATATCAAAATAGCAACACCAAAAGACCAGCGCGAAGCGCCGGCCTTTTGGTGTTTTTATTTCGTTTCTTATTCTAGACAAGATTACCCCTCAATCTTTACCCCCATAGAATAAGCAGTTCCCTCTACAATCTTCATTGCGGCTTCGATTGAAGCAGCATTTAGATCAGGCATTTTTTCTTCCGCAATTTCTTTAACCTGAGCTTTGGTTAGAGAACCGGCTCTTGATACTTTGTTTTTGCTTGAGCCTTTTGGTTTACCAAGTTTCTTTAGAATCAAGCGAGACATTGGTGACACTTTGGTAATAAAAGTAAAAGAACGATCATCATAAACAGAAAGTTCTACCGGTACCACCTCACCCATCCTCTCTCGAGTCTGTTCATTAAACTGGTTTACAAACTCTCCGATATTGATACCAGCCTGTCCCAGTACCGGACCCAAAGGTGGAGCCGGAGTAGCTTTACCACCCACGGCTTGCACCTTGATCTTTTTTACTAATTTCTTTGCCATGTTTTTATTAAAATTAAGAATTTATTGTTATTTTGAGCAGCCTGTTCCATATCCAGACTTCTCAGTAGAAGCTCGCGTATCGTACAAGAAAAACCAGCTTTTTGCAAGAAAAAGAGGCCAAAAATATTCTGGCCCCATATTTTTAAATCATTTCTTCTGTCAGCCATGAATAGCTGACCCAATAGGCAACAATGCCGAGATTACAATGAAAACTACAAAGGCTAGTACTATAACTGGTTTTGGGATCATTTCCTGTCTCCTTTTTTGAGTGAAATGTCCTTACACATTAAATAATTTTTTTGAGCTTGTAAACATCCGCGTATGAAAAGCGCCGAGCGAAGCTCGGCGCTGATTTACTGTATAAGACTAAAGGTTGCTCTTGGTTATTTTGCTTGATTTTAATTAGCGTAGGTGCCGTTAACACTGTTATGGTTTAGTGTTGTCTACATCACCATGATTCAAATTACACAATTTCAGACACTTATCTCTAAAGTAGATTGCACCAATTCTTCTAATTGTTTCCATATTCATCCCTTTCGAAAAAGCATAGTCCTTAAACTTCTTATCTGTATCTTTATCAAACTCTATGCCATCAAACATATCAAATACATTTTCTTGTATCTCGTAGGCTGAAATATCGCAGTTATGACCACACTTATTATGTAACTCACTTTCATGTGAATCAATATATTCTTTCATCCCGCTAGCCTCTAGCACCCTCTCGCCCTCCGGCTTCAATCTTAGCGGAGATGCGTTGCCTATCAAATTTAATCTTTTATTATCTTTGGCAATACTTTGATTATTAGCAATATCCTTAACTGTTTCTTTCAACCAATCAATATTTGTTTCAATCGTTCCTATTCTTTCACCTCCTTTCCAAACAATAGCCATTATCGCTAGAAAATTCCCCAAACCAATTACTGTAAGTAGTGTTTCCATATCTATATGATACAGGTGATGTCAAATTAAAACAGTTTTTATCGACGATGGTTATCGTGTTATCATTGAATTATATACATGTAAGACCAAGGTCTGCCCTTGGTCTTATTAGTCTTAATAGTTAGTTTTACTCACTAAACTTTCTTAACCTGCAAGAAGTCTAGCTCGACTGGAGTTTCGCGACCAAACATCGGCACCAAGACCTTAACCTTACCGCTCTTTTCATCAATCTCACCCACTCTACCCTCTAGGTCTTTGAATGGTCCGTCAACAATTCCCACAATGTCGCCGGTTGATAGATCAACTTTGTGTTTGATGGTATCGGTAGACATCTGCTTCATGAGGGCATTGTACTCTTCTTCAGTCAGTGGTACCGGCTGAGTTCCACTACCCACAAAACCGGTCACTCGTGGGGTATTTCGCACCACATACCAAGACTCATCGTCCACGATCATCTCTACCAATACATATCCTGGGTAGATACGCTCCTCTTCCATGACTCGCTTGCCACCTTTCACGCGAATCTTTTTTTCGGTTGGAACAACAACATTGAATATCTTGTCATTCATACCAAGAGAATCAATACGCTGTTTTAGGTTACGGGTTACCGCATTTTCATATCCGGAATAGGTATGAATAGCGTACCAGTGCCTCTCACCTGTATTTGCTTGTTTGGCCATATAAATTTAAATAATTAAAACGATGGTTTATATGCGGTTAATAATTGTGTCGATGCCGAGTTGGAAGACGTAGTCAAAAGCTCCCAAAAACAGCGAAACAAGAGCCGAAATAACGATAACCAGAATAGTATACAAAAACGCTTGTTTTTGTGTCGGCCAACTCACCTGCTTCATTTCAGCGGCCGTATCTCGTAAGTAGTTCCCAAAATTGCTCATAATAATAAGTTTACCAAAATAAAAACGCCTCTGCGGCGACTTGCTGACATTATACGCTTAATTGAAATAATGTCAAAGGCCGGCGCTTCGCGCCGGCCTTTGACACAAAAAACTCTAGAGAGCCAACTACCGTACTTGGTAAGTAATAGTCACGCGACTGGAAATGGTATTTTCTCCGGTTGGTAACTCTGGTGCCTCAAAAGACTTAGCGGCCGATTCTATAGCCATATCACCACCGATTCCATAGTACGGCCGTGGACCACTTTCGTCTTCATAGTAACCAACCATCTTAACTACTCTAACTCCGAGTTCGTTAGCCAAAACTCTAGCCTTAGCCTTAGCATCAGCAATTGCTTGAGCTCTGGCTTCTATCTTTAAGTTATCAGTGTCATCAATCTTAAACTGAAGTCCACTTATATTGGTTGCCCCTAGGTCACCCACCCCAGCTATCAGACTGCCCGCCGTATCAATATCCCGCACCTTTACTGTAATCATCTGACTAACTTCGTAACCATCAGGTACCCGCTTCTGTGGACAAAGACTTCCTTCCGGACACACTTCTGCTTCATAGCGGTATTTTTGATACAGGTTGTAATTTTCGGTTTTGATGTCTTTTTCCTCTACCCCACTATCTTTCAAATAAGCTATGATACTGTTTATCTTAGAACCAGACGCTTCTTGAGCCGCCGCCGCATCATCTCCTTTAGCGGTTACAGAAAAATTAAACCAACCCAGATCCGGCACCGCTGCTACCTCACCTACTCCAGAGACTGAAATTGTGACCGGACCGGTATAAAGATATTTAGATTGTTTCAGAGTGTAGGTAGCGTAAGAAGCTAAAGCAATGACCAAAGCAACCAAAGCAACCGTACCCAAAAAACGATTACCTTTTGAACTAAAAAATGAATTATTTATATTGTTCTCCATATTAATTTGTTATTAAAAGTAAGCTAATAAACCACGAATCATTTGTCTTGTTCTTTGAGAGACCTCCGTCCCTTCCCCACAAGTTTCCACCAAAGCTTCTTTATCTTCATCCGTTAAAACAACCAAACCAGACTGTTCTTTAGTTAAATAATACATTACTGAAGTTTCACCTTCAACATGATTAATACCAAGAGCGTGGCCAAACTCGTGCGCTAATACTTTTTTTAATTCTTCATTATTCGAGAATTTGTATATATTTATGCGTTCACGCTTAAAATCACCCTGCGTGAAAGTATCTGATCGGCCAAAGATTTCATTATAACGAAGTACATTAGCATTGTACCGCTCAATTATCTCACTACTTTCTTCTCCCAAAGCGTTTATTCTGTTGGCCGTATCATTTAAATCTTTTTCGGCCTCAAGTAATTTCTTTAATAATCCAGACAAGTACTCTTGTTCTTTTTTTAACTCGGTAAAGATTTCGCTCGGCGCCCCTCCTTCAGCGTTATATCTTTCAACTTGTTGGTTGTACTTATTAAGACGATCCTCATAAGTATCACGTTGTTTTAAGTAATCTGCCTCTAGGTTCTTGTATTCACTCCTTAATTGATCAACCCGGTCTGACACTTCTTGACTCTCTCTTTCCTGCTGATCTAAATCTTGACGCCATTCTTCCTCTGTTCGAGCCAACTGTTGTCGCTCATCATAAATAAAATTAACCGTAAAAGTCGTATCTTCATCATAGACAAATAGCTCGCGCTCTCCAGCCGCTTCCCACACATCTTCCGCTTCTAGAAGGACGGCTTTTGCTTGTTCCGCCGAAAAATTAAATCGTGGGTCTATGTCCCCCAACTTATACTTGATCGGTACGGGGCAGATATGAGCGGAGCTGGTGTACCAATAGCTGCCGCCAAATACAAGCACAAACAACAAACTGATAATAAGAAAAAAGCGCATACTGATTTTATATCATAGCAATTTTTAATCGCCGATACTAATAAAGGCAGATAGCGGGGACTGCGTTGTCGCGAAACGTAGTCCCTGCCATCTGCCCTTTAAGAATCTTGGCTGGTACGTATACATAATACACTGTCCGTGAAAGTAAAAGGTTGAGCTTTCAACAGGAATAATTAAAAGCCGTGGTTAATAATCACGGCCCCCTTTATAATAAGTGTGAGTTTCAAGAATGAACTTTCAGCTCACCAGTCGGTTTAAATTTGAGCTTTTTCCAGCCCACTGGTATCATGCGAGCAATCTTATTAAGTCTCAATATTCTTTGATTAGCGTTTGTATTTTTTTTAAGCTTCATGTCCTCTCCCCTTTTAATTTTTCGAGTTAGAAAATAAACGCTTTTGTACAACAGACCCTAAAATAACGAAATCACTCTAATATGTCAATGAAGATTGAACACAGTTCGAACAAAAAAATAACCACCGGTTTTTAGGCCGGTGGTTTTTATGTACGATAATTAATCATGAACGACGCAATCTAGAACGTCGCTTATTAGTCTTAGGTCTTGTATAGCATTTTGGTTTAAGTTTCAATACGCTTTGAAGACTTGACCAAAAATGATATAAAAATGATGTTGCTGAAATGGCCAGGATTTCCATTCTTTCTATTTGTGGTTCTCTTTTTCTCATTTGCATCCCCTTTTTCTAAGATTAATCAGAATCTTCGTTTACAGCTTTCTTTTCATCATCAACATTATGTATATGACCATTAAGATAATAAGGATTACAAATTTTATCCTCAGGATCAACATACTCTTGACAGGTAACCCTTGTACCAACCAGTCTAGGATCAGCATTCGCTAGTTCCGTCTCAGACGGTCCATCTCTATCATCCATAATGAACTTTCCCCTTTCGTGTACAAAAACAGATGAAACTGTAACAATATTCTTTAGTGATGTCAAATTTAAAAATAAAACACCCTCCTCGCCATAATGGCTCGGAGGGCAAATACTTATTTTATCCTGATATCATTATTAAACGTTTTCTGAAAACAGGTCAATATCTTTTGCTAATTCATCTATTTCACCAGTTCCTATGCCTTCAGTTATTTTTCTGGTGCTTCTATCGATATTAAGCGATATTAGACCACTCCGCTCAAGGCGTTTAACTAGTTCAGTTATTTGTGTAGAAAAAACAACTGAACAACCGCTGTCGGCGAGTGTTTTTAGTACTTTGTCGGAAAGCTCTATTCCTTGTGCTTCTTGAGTACCACCCCCCAACTCGTCAATGATGGTTATACATTGTGAAGGCTTACTCTCTTTTGCTTTATCGAGTAATGCCTTAAGCTTTCTGAGCAGTAACTCAGCAGTTGAGCCAGATCCTCGTTCAATGAATACTAGCCCCATGGCTTGTTTGGCGTTGAATTTTACATTTGTTCCAAATACAGGTAGTCCGCATTGAGCCAAATATAAGGAAGTTGCTATTGTCTCCAAAACCACAGTTTTACCGCCAGCATTGTGTCCTGTTAT
Above is a genomic segment from Candidatus Nomurabacteria bacterium containing:
- a CDS encoding IS30 family transposase, which codes for MSHKQIGPEDWPVISRMLKAGYSGVEIAHIINKDPSAVNRHIKAYGGRDRYDAREVRRKKKQARIIAMEGTRILKGVLLREVKRLLKQHYSPEQIVGVRDDISASTIYRYINERAPHLKQFLRSQKGKYRRKRGTKIREKVRERAKKRRIDERPPIIERRSRLGDWEGDTMLGRDKRVRIVTFVDRRSGYLIAYLLPKLNATLLTKLAVEKFRRIPKNKRKTATFDNGTEFSDWERFEKQTSMTVYFAYPYHSWERGTNENTNGLLRQYFPKDLDFNTITPQELSEAVRRINHRPRKRHNFKSPHQIFWK
- the rplK gene encoding 50S ribosomal protein L11; protein product: MAKKLVKKIKVQAVGGKATPAPPLGPVLGQAGINIGEFVNQFNEQTRERMGEVVPVELSVYDDRSFTFITKVSPMSRLILKKLGKPKGSSKNKVSRAGSLTKAQVKEIAEEKMPDLNAASIEAAMKIVEGTAYSMGVKIEG
- the nusG gene encoding transcription termination/antitermination factor NusG — encoded protein: MAKQANTGERHWYAIHTYSGYENAVTRNLKQRIDSLGMNDKIFNVVVPTEKKIRVKGGKRVMEEERIYPGYVLVEMIVDDESWYVVRNTPRVTGFVGSGTQPVPLTEEEYNALMKQMSTDTIKHKVDLSTGDIVGIVDGPFKDLEGRVGEIDEKSGKVKVLVPMFGRETPVELDFLQVKKV
- the secE gene encoding preprotein translocase subunit SecE, with product MSNFGNYLRDTAAEMKQVSWPTQKQAFLYTILVIVISALVSLFLGAFDYVFQLGIDTIINRI
- a CDS encoding SIMPL domain-containing protein (The SIMPL domain is named for its presence in mouse protein SIMPL (signalling molecule that associates with mouse pelle-like kinase). Bacterial member BP26, from Brucella, was shown to assemble into a channel-like structure, while YggE from E. coli has been associated with resistance to oxidative stress.), giving the protein MENNINNSFFSSKGNRFLGTVALVALVIALASYATYTLKQSKYLYTGPVTISVSGVGEVAAVPDLGWFNFSVTAKGDDAAAAQEASGSKINSIIAYLKDSGVEEKDIKTENYNLYQKYRYEAEVCPEGSLCPQKRVPDGYEVSQMITVKVRDIDTAGSLIAGVGDLGATNISGLQFKIDDTDNLKIEARAQAIADAKAKARVLANELGVRVVKMVGYYEDESGPRPYYGIGGDMAIESAAKSFEAPELPTGENTISSRVTITYQVR
- a CDS encoding matrixin family metalloprotease, with protein sequence MRFFLIISLLFVLVFGGSYWYTSSAHICPVPIKYKLGDIDPRFNFSAEQAKAVLLEAEDVWEAAGERELFVYDEDTTFTVNFIYDERQQLARTEEEWRQDLDQQERESQEVSDRVDQLRSEYKNLEADYLKQRDTYEDRLNKYNQQVERYNAEGGAPSEIFTELKKEQEYLSGLLKKLLEAEKDLNDTANRINALGEESSEIIERYNANVLRYNEIFGRSDTFTQGDFKRERINIYKFSNNEELKKVLAHEFGHALGINHVEGETSVMYYLTKEQSGLVVLTDEDKEALVETCGEGTEVSQRTRQMIRGLLAYF